TGGAGATAGGCGATCTCGTGGTACCTCCACGCCGACTGCGCAGCGACCGCCGGAATGACGAAGATCTGGCACGTGACGAGGAGCGCGATAAGCGCGCCGATCAAGACCTTGAGAACGAGGATCGTAGAGCGCTGCATGGTCCACCTATCGAAAATCGGCGATCATCTATCGAAAAACGATAGCTATCTATCGACCTTCAACGCAACCCCGCATCGCTGCCGGCCCCGCCCCCTTCTGCCCGTGCCCCTTTTGCCGAGAAGACCCGAACCGTCGCGATTCTCGCCCGATCCGCGCAGTCTGCGTCTTTTCGGCGACTGGCGCGCACCCCTGCGACGGCCTTCCGCCCCGTCGCCGAGAAGACGCAGAACGTCGGATTCCGCGCCGGATCGCCGCAGTTCGGGTCGTCTCGGCGGACAGGCGCCGGGACCGGGGTGCGGGGCAGCGGGGCGAGCTGGGGTCAGGCGAAGAAGAAGAGGAGGAAGGCGAGGAGGGGGAGGGTGCCCTGGATGGCCGCGGGGCGGAGGTAGCGGCGCCCCGAAGTCACGAGCACGAGCGCCGCGGCGAGCATCGAGCCGAGGCTGAAGAGGGCGAGCGCCCGACCCGCGATCTCGGCGGGGGCATCGGGCTGACCCACCCAGAACAGCACCATGCCGAGAGTCGCACCGATCGCGAGGAACAGGTTGTAGAAGCCCTGGTTGTAGGCCATCGGCTTCGTGACGTCTGCAGCCGCCTGGTCGGCGACCCCGAACCGCTTCCACACGCGAGGCTGCGTCCACTGGACGCTCTCCATGACGAAGATGTACACGTGCAGGAGGGC
This genomic stretch from Microbacterium sp. SLBN-146 harbors:
- a CDS encoding DUF1304 domain-containing protein; translated protein: MIAIIATVLGALAALLHVYIFVMESVQWTQPRVWKRFGVADQAAADVTKPMAYNQGFYNLFLAIGATLGMVLFWVGQPDAPAEIAGRALALFSLGSMLAAALVLVTSGRRYLRPAAIQGTLPLLAFLLFFFA